The Eublepharis macularius isolate TG4126 chromosome 8, MPM_Emac_v1.0, whole genome shotgun sequence genome contains a region encoding:
- the PLPPR1 gene encoding phospholipid phosphatase-related protein type 1, protein MALGNNTQRSYSIIPCFIFVELVIMAGTILLAYYFECTDTFQVHVQGFFCQDGDLMKPYPGTEDESFVSPLVLYCVLAATPTAIIFIGEISMYFIKSTRESLIVQEKTILTGECCYLNPLLRRIIRFIGVFAFGLFATDIFVNAGQVVTGNLAPYFLTVCKPNYTGSDCRAHHQFVNNGNICTGDQDLIEKARRSFPSKHAALSIYSALYATMYITSTIKTKSSRLAKPVLCLGTLCAAFLTGLNRVSEYRNHCSDVIAGFILGSAVALFLGMCVVHNFKGTHGAPSKSKPDEQRGMPLMAFPRVESPLETLSAQNHSASMTEVT, encoded by the exons CTCGTCATTATGGCCGGGACTATACTGCTCGCCTACTACTTCGAGTGCACGGACACGTTCCAGGTACATGTCCAGGGCTTCTTTTGCCAGGATGGAGATCTCATGAAACCATACCCAGGAACGGAGGATGAAAGCTTCGTTTCCCCGCTGGTCCTCTACTGTGTACTGGCTGCCACCCCGACGGCAATT ATTTTTATTGGAGAGATATCCATGTATTTCATCAAGTCAACCCGAGAAAGCCTGATTGTCCAGGAGAAAACTATTTTGACAGGAGAATGCTGTTACCTGAATCCATTACTTCGGAGAATTATTCGATTTATAG GAGTCTTCGCGTTTGGCCTTTTCGCCACTGACATATTTGTAAATGCCGGTCAAGTTGTGACGGGCAACTTGGCCCCCTATTTCTTGACTGTGTGTAAACCCAACTACACTGGGAGCGACTGCCGGGCTCATCACCAGTTTGTAAACAATGGGAATATCTGCACCGGAGACCAGGACCTGATCGAGAAGGCGAGGAGATCCTTTCCATCCAAACATGCGGCTTTAAGCATTTATTCAGCCTTATATGCTACT ATGTACATCACTAGCACAATCAAGACGAAGAGCAGTCGGCTAGCTAAGCCAGTGTTGTGCCTGGGGACTCTCTGTGCTGCATTCCTCACTGGGCTCAACCGAGTTTCCGAGTATCGAAACCATTGTTCGGATGTCATTGCAGGCTTCATCTTGGGAAGCGCGGTAGCTCTCTTTTTG GGAATGTGTGTGGTCCATAACTTCAAAGGAACACATGGAGCTCCTTCTAAATCAAAGCCGGATGAACAGCGAGGAATGCCCCTGATGGCGTTTCCGAGAGTGGAAAGTCCTTTGGAGACGTTGAGTGCACAG AATCATTCTGCCTCTATGACCGAAGTCACCTGA